The window TCTCTGAGAGTTTAGAGGTTATGCAGGTAGGTTGGGAATTTTTCAGATCTTTAGATCCCCAACTTTTTAGAGAAGTCGGGGATCTAGGGTTCACAAGCGATCGCCAGTGCTTCAGCCAGGAGTAAGCTTACAGTCAATGTCTAAGGTTGAGGGATTGAGGGATACTTGCTCTCCCCAAATATCGAGGATTGGGGTGTCAATCCTAAAAAAAGAAATAGGACTGGCATCATACCAATCCTACTTCACAAAGTTGATTAAAAGTCAAGTCCTAGGGTTCACCAATTTTCGGTGCGACCAGAGACAACAACGGCTGCTCTGCCTTCACCACTGCCGGTTGTCCCAGACTGGGCACCGATGCACGAAGCCGCTCTGTCAACTGATGCGTAGTGGCATCGTAAATCTGAGTCAGCATCTTGGGATAAAACCCAAAGCCGATAATCGGCACCAACAAACAGGCGATGATAAACACCTCTCGCGGTTCGGCATCTTGCAAAACTTCGTGTTCAATCAATTCCTTGTTTTCCGGACCATAGAAAATCTCCCGCAGATTGGACAGCAGGTAGATGGGAGTGAGAATCACCCCAACCGCTGCCAAAAACACGACAATCACCTTGAAGGTTGAGCTATAGGCATCACTGGTTGCCAAGCCAATAAATACCATCAACTCTGCCACAAATCCGCTCATCCCCGGTAACGCCAAAGAGGCGAGGGAACAAGTCGTCCACATGGCAAAAATCTTCTTCATCTTCTGCCCCACACCCCCCATTTCATCCAACATCAGGGTGTGAGTTCGGTCATAGGTGGCACCGACTAAGAAGAACAGGCTGGCACCAATCAAACCATGAGACACCATTTGCAGCACAGCGCCACTCATTCCCAAGTCGGTAAACGAGCCAAGCCCAATTAATACAAATCCCATGTGGGAAATGGAAGAGTAGGCAATTTTCCGCTTCAGGTTACGCTGAGCAAAGGATGTCATTGCCGCGTAAACGATGTTCACCACCCCTAAAATCACCAATATCGGTGCAAAGTAAGCGTGAGCATCGGGCAGCATCCCCGCATTCATGCGAAACAGGGCATATCCTCCCATCTTCAGCAGAATGCCTGCCAGCAACATGTGCACGGGTGCTGTCGCTTCCCCGTGGGCATCCGGTAACCAAGTGTGCAGGGGGAAGATGGGTAACTTCACCCCGTATGCAATCAAAAAGCCAGCATAGACCCAGAGTTGGAAGTTTAGCGCATAGTCTTTGGCAGCGATCGCACTCATGTCAAACGTTACGGTATCCCCGTAAAACGCCATCGCCAATGCCGCGACCAAAATAAACAGCGAACCGCCTGCCGTGTACAAAATAAACTTTGTCGCCGCATAGAGGCGCTTTTTCCCGCCCCAAATCGACAACAGTAGGTAAACCGGAATCAACTCCAGTTCCCATACCAGGAAGAACAACAGCATATCCTGAACGGCAAACACGGCAATTTGTCCGCCGTACATCGCCAGCATCAGGAAGTAAAACAGCTTGGGTTTGAGGGTAACCGGCCAAGCCGCTAGAATCGCCAGCGTCGTCATAAAGCCGGTCAGCAATACCAGAGGCATCGCCAACCCATCAACACCCACTGACCAATTCAAGTCCAGTTCGGGTACCCACGAGTACTTCTCCACCAATTGCAGTCCGGGCTGGGAAAAGTCATACTCTGTGCCAAAGGCATAAACAATCAGGGAAAAATCAATCAGCCCGATGATTAGAGCATACCAACGCTCCCACATCCCATTCTTTTCAGGGAGAAAAGGGATAAACAGCGAGGCAACGATGGGAAAAAGAATAATAGTTGTTAGCCAGGGAAAATCTGTCAAGCTCATGTTCAGTTGTTTGTTTTTAGTTCAGAACTTACGCCGTTGAGATTTCTTAAGAGTCTGAATCAAGGCGCAAACAGAACCTCTTTCCTATTCTCTGATCTGGGAGTGTCTGGGGTGGTTTGTCCCACACACTCTTTCCTAAGAGCCTATCCGAAAAGTAAGGATGAGATCTGAAGCCGCAAATGGACACCGATCAAGACAGATGTTAGGGGATTCGGGAATCAATTTTCCGGATAGGCTAAAGTTCTAGAGTCTTTCCTTGTTAAAAAGGGTGACTCGCTGAAAGTTGCCAGTTTTTAGGGGTTGGTGGTGAGAATGCGCTCACTCCTATTTTGGGGTAATCGCCTCCTCAACTCGTCATCACCCAATCACTGACCACTCACAAGTTTTTAGGTAATCCCAGAGGCAATCACTAAACCCAAGACAGCGGCAAAGACAATCAGGGCATAGAACTGGACACGACCATTCTCCAGGTATTTCAACCCTTCACCACTTAAGAGGGTCGCAAAGCCGGTCAGGTTAACGGCACCATCGACAATGCGGTAGTCCACTTCCATAATCTGCCGTGCAATTCGGCGCAAACCGATAACAAAAACCTTGTGATAAATGTCATCAAAGTACCACTTATTCAATGACAAATCGTACAAAGGTCTAATTTTTTCGGCGATCGCTTTCGCGTCAATCTTACCGCTTAAGTACATCAGCGAAGCTAGGGTAATCCCAATCAAGGCAATCCCGACGGAACTGCCACCCATAATCAGAAATTCTGTCCAATCAAAAGCCTCTGCCTCTGCCGCTACGTGGACAACAGCCTCCCCAGCGGGGTGAATAAACTCCTCGAAGTAGTTGTTAAACGGCGTCCCTACCAAACCAATTAGCGTTGAGGGTACCGCCAGTAACAACAGGGGCAAGGTCATGGTTAGCGGAGACTCATGGGGAAACTCACTATGTCCATGATCGTGCTCATCTTCGTGATCAGCCTCCGCTTTCAATTCTCTGGTATCCATCGCACCGGGGCCAAAGGCGGGTGCTACCTTACCCAAAGCGGCGGCTTTGAGCTGTTGCCGGATATGGGTTAAATTCCCCCGGAAATCTCCCTCAAAGGTAGAGAAATACATCCGGAACATATAAAATGCCGTGATGCCTGCGGTGAGCCAACCCACCAACCACAGAATCGGGTTTGCCTCGAACGCATTGCCGAGAATTTCATCCTTTGACCAGAAACCGGCAAAAGGAGGAATCCCACAAATCGCCAGAGTACCGATGAAAAAGGTCAAAGCCGTAAGCGGCATATACTTCCGCAAGCCCCCCATCAGTCGCATATCCTGAGCCAAAACGGGGTCATGACCTACAACACCTTCCATACCGTGAATCACTGAACCGGAACCCAGGAACAGCATCGCTTTGAAATAAGCATGAGTCATCAGGTGGAATAACCCAGCCGTATAGGAGCCAATACCCATCGCCATGACCATATAACCCAATTGGGAAATAGTGGAATAGGCTAAACCTTTCTTAATGTCATTTTGCGTGATCGCGATTGAAGCACCTAAAAAGGCTGTGAAGGCTCCCGTCCAGGCAATCACGTTCATCACCGATGGGATACCATCAAACACGGGGTACATCCGAGCAATCAAAAATACCCCAGCCGCCACCATCGTTGCCGCGTGAATCAGTGCGGAAATGGGGGTGGGGCCTTCCATGGCATCCGGTAGCCATACATGCAAGGGGAATTGGGCTGATTTCGCCACAGGCCCTAGAAATACCAAAACAGCAAACAGTGCGGCTAGAGCAGAGCTGAGGTAACCGGATTCCACAAAGGTTTTCAGGTGGGCACCCATCACATCAAACTCAAAGCTGCCCGTTGCCCAGTAAAGACCTAAAATGCCCAACAGCAGACCAAAGTCACCCACACGGTTAGTGACAAAGGCTTTTTGCGCCGCATCTGCGGCTGGCTTACGGTCGTACCAGAAGCCAACCAGCAGGTATGAACACATACCCACCAATTCCCAGAAAATATAAACCTGCACTAAGTTGGGGCTGACGACCAAACCCAACATGGAGGAGCTAAAGACACTCAAATAGGCATAGAAGCGAACATATCCCGGATCGTGAGCCATGTAGCCATCGGTGTAAATCATCACCAAAAAGGCTACCGTTGTCACAATTACCAGCATCAGTGCCGTCAAGTGATCGATGGTGTAGCCCATCGACAGGTGAAAGTTTCCAGCCGACGCCCATTCCAGAGTCCGGATAAAAGGTTCGTGTCCGTGAAATTGACTCCACAGCAAAGCAAAGGAAAGAACCATTGATGCTCCCAGGAGGGAGACAACCAACACGGCGTTTAACTGCCGCAGACGGTTAGTTGCTTTGTTCAGTGTGATTAGCCCTAAGCCCACCAGCATTGCTCCTAATAAGGGCAATACTGGTATAAGCCAGGCATATTGATAAAGCGGTTCCATGGCGAATGCCTTCTTCAGATTTCGTTACTATTCTGGCAAAACGTTAACACTGTGACATATACCTACTCGAAAAAAAAGTTTGCTTACCAACAATCAATAAACAACACAATGTAAAAATATCTACAAAATAAAAAGACCATCGGTTGATTACTTCTACCGATGGTTACATGTCAAACAAGCCAATGATTAGGTTTTGACACAACTGACTAGACTGCCTTTGAGCGTATATCCTATGCGAGGGTGTGGGGAAGCCCCTCATGGAACAACATCTATATTTAAAGGTTACGCCTGTTGAGCAGGTTCAGGAAAACGATATACACATTTAGATTTTTGGTATTTTATCACGAAAGTAGCTGGTGCTGATTTATCCCGATGCAGATGCAGTGGTCGTCGGGACAGTGAGATCGCTCCTCCAACAAGAGAGGGTATAGACTAAGCTGATTGGGGAAGCGAAGTGACCATGAGAGTTTTGAGCGCCATTCGCACATCCTCTCGTCCATGAAAGTTATCAAGGCGTTGAATCACCTGACCTCCCTCAAATAAGAGCAACGTTGGCAGGGACTTAATGCGATAGGTCGTGGCAAGCTTCAGATTGTCATCGGCATTAATTTTTACGATTTTGACTTGCCCATTCCATTCCGACTGAAACTCCCGAACGAGGGGCTGGATGACTCGACACAGGCCACACCAGGGTGCCGAAAAATCCACCAGAACGGGGAGCGAAGATTCTAAAACCTCTTGCCTAAAAGTCCGCTCGTTAAGAGACAACACCATTTTCCCTCGAAAATATATGAGTTTTTACAATGATTGGGATCATGCTACATCCAAATTGGATAATTTGGGCAATGAAAATCAAGAAAAATCCCGGTATTACTTGTATTACAGCTTGACGAAAGTATGTATTACGTGTATTACCAGTTCACCGTCCCCGTCGCAGTGATGAATAGGGGATGTCCCCACCACAGCAACAGGACAAAAACGGTAACACCCAGGTAAGCCGGACGGACAAACTCTTCCCATTTGAGGGTCTGACGTCCCTGGAGAATCGCCAAGAATGGGATGACAGACGTGCGAGCTTTTGCCACCTCAAAAGCATCGCCATATCGGGTCTGCATCCGTTTATCGCCATGCCAGACAGCGAAAAGATGATGCAGGACTAATCCGACTGAGGTGAGGAGGGTAAAGCTCGTGCCGACCCAAAGGGTATGGGCAACGCACCAAATCACCTGTCCCACCATTTGCGGGTGTCGGGTGATGCGAATGATGCCCGTCTCGAACAAGTGAACTTGGGGCTTTTGAATCGCGGCAATTTCCAGTAAGTTGAACGTAGCTGGATAAAGAAAGAGAAAAGAAATGGCTGAGAGAACCCAAACCAGCGACTGGATGCCGGGAACTCCCTGAACCTGCCAAAGTTGCAAGCCGTCATATCGGTGATTAAAAAAGTAAATGATTAATACAACAGCAAGGGGGAGGCTAACGAGGGCAAACAAAATACGGTAAAGTCTCGGCCCGATGCGTTGTTCTCCCCAAGGTCGGAGTGCGGCTAAACCACTATGAGCGACCGCAAACCCTAAAAGCAACCCAAGCATCACCCAATGGCTGGATGTTAGCCAACTCGAAAACGCCATAAAGATTAATGTAGATTTTGTGAACATTCCATCCTAACAAGTATCGGTCTAAGTACTTGCGGCCTCGGTATGTTACTGTCGATTTCAGCAGAGACTGACAACTTTTACTCTTAGGCCGTCCACATTGAGTCAAATCTCATCCTCAAACAAATTGTTATTGGCCTCAGTTGCTCCTTTCACTCAGGTTTAGCCGTATGTCTGACCTTCCTTTCACTCTTGACCAACTCCGCATTCTCAAAGCAATCGCTACTGAGGGGAGTTTTAAGCGTGCTGCTGATAGCTTGTACGTTTCACAACCCGCTGTAAGTTTGCAGGTTCAAAACCTAGAGCGGCAGTTAGATGTTCCCTTATTTGATCGGGGCGGACGCCGCGCCCAACTGACGGAAGCCGGATACCTCCTCCTGAGCTACGGGGAAAAAATACTCTCACTTTGCCAAGAAACCTGTCGGGCGATCGAAGATTTACAAAATCTCCAGGGTGGCACGTTGATTGTCGGCGCGTCTCAAACCACCGGCACCTATCTCCTGCCTCGAATGATTGGCATGTTTAGGCAGCGCTATCCCGATGTCGCTGTGCAATTACAAGTTCACTCCACTCGCCGCACCGCTTGGAGTGTTGCCAATGGACAGGTGGATTTAGCAATTATTGGTGGCGAAGTTCCCGGTGAGTTACAAGAGACGCTGGAAATTGTTCCCTACGCCGAAGACGAACTGGCACTCATTTTGCCACCGTTTCATCCTCTAGCCAAAATCGGTACGATTCAAAAAGATGATTTGTATAAGTTGCAGTTTATTGCCTTGGATTCTCAATCCACCATCCGTAAAGTGATTGACCAAGTCCTCAGCCGTTGCGGAATTGATACTAGACGCCTCAAGGTTGAGATGGAACTTAACTCCATTGAGGCGATTAAAAATGCCGTGCAATCCGGACTAGGGGCTGCCTTTGTCTCCATTTCTGCGATTGAAAAAGAGTTACAGATGAGCATCCTACACCGCGCACTGATTGATGATGTCGTAGTCAAGCGGGCGCTGTCTGTGATTGTTAACCCCCACCGTTATCGTTCTAAAGCAGCCGAAGCTTTTAGTCGCGAGATTCTCCCGGAATTTGCCAATCCTGGATGGAAACTCAAAGCCGAACCCGTCGCTATGACAGCACCGAAAATCCAGGCGAGTTCTGCTCATGCTGTAGGAGATTAACAGGAGTGTTGGGAAACTGAGGCATTGAGCGTCTAGGAATGTGCTTCGAGGCTAAAGTGGGAAGAGAAAGAAAAACCTGAGTGGCGTAATCTGTTAGTGTCTTTCGGTGCCTTCGATGCTTTATTCCTGACGCTCTGCTCTATATGGAAATTTACTGCACCCGTCCTAGCTGTCCCCGCCCCCAAAATCACTTTCCTGATCTGGATAACAAGGCTACGCTCAAGACGGCTCAGCAAAAATACTGTACATCCTGTGGGATGCCACTGATTTTAGTGAGTCGTTATCTTCCCTTGAAGTTATTAGGACAGGGAGGATTTGGAGCCGCGTTCCTCGCTCGCGATCGCTATACCCCCGCCATGCGCCAGTGTGTGGTCAAACAGTTTCAGCCCTCTGGGGATTTGAACCCACAGCAGCTACAAATTGCCCAAGATTTATTTGAGCGAGAGGCGGAAGTTTTAGAGCAACTAGGTAGCCGTCATCCCCAAATCCCGGATCTGTTTGCCTTCTTTCCCTTGAGTGTGCCTAAACCGCAAGGGGGTAACGAAGACCAATTCTTTTATCTGGTTCAAGAATTTATTGATGGACAAACGTTAGAGGAAGAATTAATCACCAAGGGGCAGTTTTCCGAAGCCGAATCACTAGAAGTCCTGCGAGAAATTCTCAATGTGTTGAAGTTCGTCCATGATAATCACTCCATTCATCGAGATATTAAGCCCTCCAACATCATGCGCCACAAGAATGGGCGTTTGTATCTTTTAGATTTTGGTGCGGTTAAGCAGGTTACGGCAGCGGGGGCAAGAGCAGGGAGATCAACAGGAATTTATTCTCAAGGCTATGCACCCCCAGAGCAGATGGCTGGCGCTCAAGTCTATCCTTCAACGGATTTGTATGCCCTAGCGGTGACGGTGATTACATTGCTTACGGGGAAAGAGGCGGGAGAACTGTATGATTCCTACAGTAACGGGTGGAATTGGAGAAGTTACACCCAAGTGAGCGATACCCTAGCAGATGTCTTAGACCGAATGCTGTTAGCGACGCCGAATCAACGCTTTCCATCTGCTCAAGAGGTGATCGATGCCCTCACACCCAGTCCTACCCCTCCTCCCTCTGTGATTCCTCCAGCCTCACAACGGAGAACACGACCTCGTAGTAAACCAGCCCAGGTACCACCACCTGTTCAGCCATCCACAGCTTCCCCCACAATGCCGCCCTTGACTCAACCTCAGAGTAACCCACCTGTAGCGGCGACTCCAATTCATCCCCAGCCTCAATCTGCACGACCCACTTCTTCTGTATTGGAGCTTTTGGGTGGGGCAGCTTTTACAGGATTTGAAGCGGGATTGCTATTTACTGCCCTGCGTATCGTGCTGGGCATTTCAAGCATTAGCATAGGACTATTAATCTTTATTGTGGGAGGGCTAATCTTTGCCCAAAACCGTCGCCTGATCGAGGGTAAAGACTTACCGATCGTTGGCGGACTTACCCTAGCGACTGTGTTATTCCTCGCTATCAGGCAAAATATACCTATCCCAGGAGTGATGATAAGCGCCGTTTTTGCAGGAGCTGGAGCGATCGCCATCACAGCACTTTTCCAGCTCATTTATCGCTTACTGCGTCGGTTGCTCTAAACGCCACCCATCTAGCCGCCAGCCTTATCAGTGCATGTCTCAAAAAAACGAAACGGTTGTTCTTGTAGTTTCTTTAGTCGTCACTCTGGCTTTAGTGGCGATAGGCGCGTGGTGGTTTACAAAAGGTAGCGGTACCAATCTAGGCGGTTTGGCGGGAAACCCAAGTAATCCGAGTGAAACCAAAACCACTTCACCTCAATTGAATCAGTCTGTTCAAGAGCACGTTAGTGCAGGAGAAAAGTTATTAATTCCTGCTAATCCTACACCCGAAAAACAGGCAGCAATCAAGGCGATCGCATCGGGTAATTATGCAGAAGCGATTACGCAGCTAGAAGCCTCTCTCAAGAGCGACCGCAACGACCCAGAAACCCTGATTTATCTCAACAACGCTCGGATTGGCAAGCAAAAATCCTACACAATTGCCGCTTCTGTTCCTATTAGTACTGACCTCAATGCGGCTCAAGAAATAATGCGTGGGGTTGCTCAAGCTCAAAATGAAATCAATCGAGCCGGTGGAATAAAAGGTATTCCGCTCAAAGTTCTCATTGCCAATGATGAAAATAACTCAGATATAGCGAAGCAAATAGCTGCTGCTTTTATAAAAAACTCACAGATATTAGGAGTCATTGGTCATTATGCCAGTGATGTCACCTTAGCCACAGCCGATACATATCAATCCGGGGGATTAGTAGCGATTTCTCCGATTAGTACCACAGTCAAATTATCGGGTCGTAGTCGCTATGTTTTTCGGACTGTACCCAGTGATTACGTGGCAGCAAGAGCTTTAGCTGACTATATGCTGCAAAAACTTAAACAGGAAAAAGTTATTGTTTTTTTTAACTCTCAAAGCGGCTATAGTCAATCCCTAAAGTCAGAGTTTGTCACGGCTGTTTCTCTAGGAGGAGGGCAAGTGATTAACGAAGTTGACTTATCCGATCCGAATTTTAATGCCGCTCAAAGTATCGAGCAGGCTATTGAGGGAGGGGCACAGGTACTGATGTTAGCAGTCAATACAGGCACACTGGATAAAGCCATGCTCGTGGTTCAAGTTAATGGTAAACGGCTCAAGATCTTAGCCGGAGATGATGTTTACACTCCCAAGACTTTGCAATTAGGAGGACTGGCAGCGGAAAACATGGTGCTGGCAATTCCCTGGCATATTGGGGCAAACCCTCAGGCTGAGTTTACCAAAGCAGCAAATCAACTTTGGGGAGCAGACGTGAACTGGCGCACGGCAATGGCTTATGATGCTGCCAAAGCATTAATCGCTGGGATTGAGCGTAATCCAACACGGATAGGGGTACAACAATCGATATTGGCACCCAACTTTTCTGCCCAAGGTGCGGCTGGAAATATTAAGTTTTTGCCATCTGGCGATCGCAATCAATCTGTTCAGTTGGTTACGATTCAAGCCGGTTCTGACAACCCTTGGGGCTATAAATTTGTCCCAATCCCAAAATAAGGAATCCTCCAGCTAAAAACCAATTTTTGATGACTAAACCGATTGCTTTAATGGTGGTATGTCACAAAAAAACGAAACGACCGTTCTAGTCTTAGCCCTCTTAATGACAGCTGCCTTATTGGGCGGTGGATTTTGGTGGTTTACCCGTAGCTCTGGCTCTAACATTGGTAATTTATCGGGCGATAATAAAACCCCACAAAACCAACCTCAAGACCCAAACACATCTCAACCCACTCAAGCTTTTGCACCTCCTACCAATGTACAGAGTGGAACTACGATAAGAATTGATGGTGCTACCAGTATGGTGCAAATTAATCAGGCGCTGAAAAGCAGTTTTGAACAGCAATTTCCTGGGACAACTGTTAATACGAATGCAGGAGGGTCTGATAAAGGGATTCAAGACCTTATTCGGGGAAATGTAGACGTTGCGGCTATCTCTCGCCCCCTGACTTTCCAAGAAACAAGTCAAGGGTTGGTGGCTGTGCCTGTCACAAAAGATGCGATCGCGATTGTTGTTGGAGATAAGAATCCGTTTCGTAGAGGATTAAGTCAAAATCAAGTTAGGGGAATTTTTCAAGGGCAAATTACAGATTGGTCCAAAGTAGGAGGAACAGCAGGAACGCTGCGAGTAATTAATCGTCCCCCTAACAGTGGTACCCATCAAACATTTCAAGAATTTGTGCTTCAAGGACAAAACTTTGGCACGACACCCAACATTACGACACTACCTCAAGATGCGACTACACCCCTACTGCGGGCGTTAGGAACGAGTGGCATTGGTTATGCCACCTATTCTCAGGTGGTGAATCAACAGACGGTACGGACGGTTGCGGTAGATGGATTGACTCCTGAAGCATCTAATTACCCCTATCAGCGAACGCTTTATTACGTTTACAAGCAGCCTGCTAGTTCCCAAGTTCAAGCCTTTCTGGGTTATGTTACATCTGACAAAGGAAAGAGTGCGATCGCATCTGCTAATGAATCTTCAAAGTAGTAAGTGTACAAAAGGCAACAGCAGTCCAGGATTGGTGCCATGACGATGACAACAGTAACAACTCAAACAGAAAACTCTCCTTTGGTGTTGCGCCTGCACCCAATAATTAATCTCACAGATGAGCAGTTTTTTGAGTTCTGTCAAATTAATCGTGACTTAAACATCGAACGCATGGCTACAGGAGAATTGCTGATTATGCCTCCGACTGGTTCGGAAACCGGAAATCGAAATGCCAAATTGATTGTGCAATTAGGGATTTGGGCAGAAAGTGACGGAACTGGGATTTATTTCGACTCTAGTACTGGCTTTAAGCTTCCCAATGGTGCAGATCGTTCTCCAGATGCGGCTTGGGTAAAACTAGAACGATGGAATGCTTTAACTCCCGAACAACAGAAGAAATTTGCTCCCATCTGTCCTGAGTTTGTGGTGGAGTTACGCTCTGCTTCTGATAACTTGGAACCGCTGAAAACTAAGATGCAAGAATATATTGACAACGGTACGCTTTTAGGATTTTTAATCGATCGCAAAAATCGGCAGGTTTACATTTATCGTCCGGGAGTAGCTGTGGAATGTTTGGATAATCCGGCTACTGTTAGCGGTGAGTTGATATTACCCGGATTTGTTCTGGATTTAAGCAAAATTTGGTGAATTCTGTATTGACTATGAGCCAAAAGGAAGCGGCTTTCTGCGTCAATTACTGAAGTGACGACGGAAGCGGGGATCGAGGTTATGTTGTTTCTGCTGGTTACAAGGAAGACAGAGAGTCTGTAAGTTACTAATATCATTTTGACCACCACGAGCCAAGGGAATAATGTGGTCAATCGTTAGTTGAGTGTCTAGCTTGGTTTTGCCGCAGCTTTTGCACTGATAGCGATCGCGTTCAAAAACATAGTTTCTCACTTCTGGAGGTATGGGAATTCTGGGGGTTTTAGCCATAACTCTTACTGTTGATTTTCCTGGTTAATCATCTGACGCAAATCATCAAGTGGTGATTCGGGTGGACTGATTTCTGGTTCATTGATTGCTGGTATATCTTCAGTTTCAGGCTCATCAGGACAGAACTCCAGAGAGACTTGAAGGTTAATTTTCACTTTTCCTTTTTGCCAATCCTTAGCACCAATTTTTAGAAGTTCACAGCTAATGCCATCACCGAACCATTTATTGTAAAACTTATAATAATATCGCCCACGCGACTCTCCTCCAACATCTATGCGTAAATTCTGGGAACTGAGTGAGTTACTGAGTTGCTCTCCTAATGTAGGTTCATGCAATAGCTTCTTGACTTCTTCTTTTAATTTACCGACTTTGAACATTGGAGTGCCGAATGACAAAACATCATTCTCACCAAAGTTCTGTAAATTATAGTTATCTTCCATTTCAACCTCTTTCACTAACTATTCTCATTTATCATCCGGCGAATATCATCAAGCGGCGATTCAGGTTGTTCAATTTCTTTGTTTATCTCTGTCACTTCAAGTTCTGATTCATCAGGTAGAAACTCTAGAGTTAATCTAATTGTTCCTTTTCGCCAACCTTTTCCAGGGGATAAGATTTCACTCTCTACGCCTTCAAAACCCCACCTCCGCCATTTATCTCCTGATATTCCCAATACTGCTCCAAGTCGTTCAATAAATTCACTCATTTTGAATGTAACGTGGGGCATTAGAATTAGATCAAACGCTTTTACAGAGACGATTGCATTATTCTCTAGTAGCTCATGCCTTTTTACCATATCAATTTCCAGTTATCCATTGTTACATAGTTCTTTCTATTGATTTTAATTCAATACTACGCTGTCAATCCGCCGGGGAATTAATTCCCCGGCTCATAGCTAAAGTCCTCTAAAGAGGACTAAATGCTGACAAGACTTATATCTGAGTCCATTTTAATGAACTTGAACTGTTAGCTAGGGAATTAATTCTCTGGTGGTTGAGGGGGTAAGTGAAAGATATTAATATTTTCACCTCAAAACCCTGCTTAGAGAGCCTCTGTTGCATCAATAGAGTTAGATACAGCGGTAAAATTCAAACTAGAATCAAAATCATCTGATTCAACATAAGTTGGTATTGCTTTCAAATCAGATTCTCCCACCACAGCTAGCTGATATCTGTTTAACAACATTCCTTGCAAACAGCTATTGATTCCAGTAACGGCTTGATTATAATCAGCAATCTTCTGCTCAATTTCATCCTGCAACTTGAGATTCAACTTAATTTTTTCCTCTGCTTCTTTTTCCAAAGTTTGCTCTAAATAAGCACGTGCCTTGGGATATTGCTGCAAGATTGCTTCTGCCTGCTCATCAGCCATTGGCAATAGTAGCGTTTTGAGAGTTTGGTTAATTGTTTGGCGGAAACTTCGCCGGAG of the Allocoleopsis franciscana PCC 7113 genome contains:
- a CDS encoding NnrU family protein is translated as MAFSSWLTSSHWVMLGLLLGFAVAHSGLAALRPWGEQRIGPRLYRILFALVSLPLAVVLIIYFFNHRYDGLQLWQVQGVPGIQSLVWVLSAISFLFLYPATFNLLEIAAIQKPQVHLFETGIIRITRHPQMVGQVIWCVAHTLWVGTSFTLLTSVGLVLHHLFAVWHGDKRMQTRYGDAFEVAKARTSVIPFLAILQGRQTLKWEEFVRPAYLGVTVFVLLLWWGHPLFITATGTVNW
- a CDS encoding NAD(P)H-quinone oxidoreductase subunit 5, translating into MEPLYQYAWLIPVLPLLGAMLVGLGLITLNKATNRLRQLNAVLVVSLLGASMVLSFALLWSQFHGHEPFIRTLEWASAGNFHLSMGYTIDHLTALMLVIVTTVAFLVMIYTDGYMAHDPGYVRFYAYLSVFSSSMLGLVVSPNLVQVYIFWELVGMCSYLLVGFWYDRKPAADAAQKAFVTNRVGDFGLLLGILGLYWATGSFEFDVMGAHLKTFVESGYLSSALAALFAVLVFLGPVAKSAQFPLHVWLPDAMEGPTPISALIHAATMVAAGVFLIARMYPVFDGIPSVMNVIAWTGAFTAFLGASIAITQNDIKKGLAYSTISQLGYMVMAMGIGSYTAGLFHLMTHAYFKAMLFLGSGSVIHGMEGVVGHDPVLAQDMRLMGGLRKYMPLTALTFFIGTLAICGIPPFAGFWSKDEILGNAFEANPILWLVGWLTAGITAFYMFRMYFSTFEGDFRGNLTHIRQQLKAAALGKVAPAFGPGAMDTRELKAEADHEDEHDHGHSEFPHESPLTMTLPLLLLAVPSTLIGLVGTPFNNYFEEFIHPAGEAVVHVAAEAEAFDWTEFLIMGGSSVGIALIGITLASLMYLSGKIDAKAIAEKIRPLYDLSLNKWYFDDIYHKVFVIGLRRIARQIMEVDYRIVDGAVNLTGFATLLSGEGLKYLENGRVQFYALIVFAAVLGLVIASGIT
- a CDS encoding thioredoxin family protein, whose amino-acid sequence is MVLSLNERTFRQEVLESSLPVLVDFSAPWCGLCRVIQPLVREFQSEWNGQVKIVKINADDNLKLATTYRIKSLPTLLLFEGGQVIQRLDNFHGREDVRMALKTLMVTSLPQSA
- a CDS encoding LysR family transcriptional regulator, which gives rise to MSDLPFTLDQLRILKAIATEGSFKRAADSLYVSQPAVSLQVQNLERQLDVPLFDRGGRRAQLTEAGYLLLSYGEKILSLCQETCRAIEDLQNLQGGTLIVGASQTTGTYLLPRMIGMFRQRYPDVAVQLQVHSTRRTAWSVANGQVDLAIIGGEVPGELQETLEIVPYAEDELALILPPFHPLAKIGTIQKDDLYKLQFIALDSQSTIRKVIDQVLSRCGIDTRRLKVEMELNSIEAIKNAVQSGLGAAFVSISAIEKELQMSILHRALIDDVVVKRALSVIVNPHRYRSKAAEAFSREILPEFANPGWKLKAEPVAMTAPKIQASSAHAVGD
- the ndhD1 gene encoding photosynthetic/respiratory NAD(P)H-quinone oxidoreductase subunit D1 is translated as MTDFPWLTTIILFPIVASLFIPFLPEKNGMWERWYALIIGLIDFSLIVYAFGTEYDFSQPGLQLVEKYSWVPELDLNWSVGVDGLAMPLVLLTGFMTTLAILAAWPVTLKPKLFYFLMLAMYGGQIAVFAVQDMLLFFLVWELELIPVYLLLSIWGGKKRLYAATKFILYTAGGSLFILVAALAMAFYGDTVTFDMSAIAAKDYALNFQLWVYAGFLIAYGVKLPIFPLHTWLPDAHGEATAPVHMLLAGILLKMGGYALFRMNAGMLPDAHAYFAPILVILGVVNIVYAAMTSFAQRNLKRKIAYSSISHMGFVLIGLGSFTDLGMSGAVLQMVSHGLIGASLFFLVGATYDRTHTLMLDEMGGVGQKMKKIFAMWTTCSLASLALPGMSGFVAELMVFIGLATSDAYSSTFKVIVVFLAAVGVILTPIYLLSNLREIFYGPENKELIEHEVLQDAEPREVFIIACLLVPIIGFGFYPKMLTQIYDATTHQLTERLRASVPSLGQPAVVKAEQPLLSLVAPKIGEP